The nucleotide sequence CCGCGACGAACGATCCGAAGCGCGGGCCTTTCTCCTGACCGAGCAACACCTGATAGAGCATATTGAACCAGTCGAGCGACACGCCCGGACGGCCATCCTTGCCCTTCTTGACCTGATCCAGAAACGGCTCGCGGCGGCCGATTTCATAGACCACGTTCTGGATATCTTCCGCGGATGCTTCCGGCGGCAGTTGCGCCAGTGCGTTGCGCAGATCGGTCAAGGCTGCGCGCTCGCCCTCGGTCGGCTCGCGGAATTTCTTCGTCGGCGCCACGAAATCGCGATAGTAGTTGATCGCATAGCCGACCATGTCATCGAGCTTCGGGTGGGTCTTCGGCGTCACGCCCGGGCGATAACGTCCGATGAATCCCCACAGCGTTTCGGCATTCTCCGCATTCGATGACGACACCAGTGTCAGCAGCAACTGGAACGTCACCGGCATGTCGGCGAGCGGCGGATTGCCCGCATGAATGTGCCAGACCGGATTGCTCAGGCGCTGCTTGCCATCCTGACGCGGGTAGCCGTCGATGAACTGCTGGTAGTCGTCGACATTGCGCGGGATGACGTCGAAATACAGCCGCTTCGCCGCTTTCGGCTCACGGTACATGAACAGCGACAGCGATTCCGGGGAGGCGTAACGCAGCCACTCGTCGATGGTGAGGCCGTTGCCCTTCGACTTGGAAATCTTCTGGCCCTTGTCGTCGAGGAACAGCTCGTAGTTGAAGCCTTCCGGCGGCGTGCCACCGAGCGCCGAGCAGATTTTCCCGGACAGCTTGACCGAGTCGATCAGGTCCTTGCCCGCCATCTCATAGTCGACACCTAGCGCGACCCAGCGCATCGCCCAGTCCGGCTTCCACTGCAGCTTGCAATGCCCGCCGGTAACCGGAACGGTGACGCGCTCCTTGGTATCGGGATCGTCATAGGACACCGTACCGGCCTTGGCGTCATGCGCCACGATCGGCACCTGCAGCACGACGCCTGTGCGGGGCGAAACAGGTAAGAACGGCGAATAACTCGCGGCACGCTCCTCACGCAGCGACGGCAGCATGATCGCCATCACCTTGTCGATGTTTTCCAGCATCTTCAGCAGCGTCGCGTCGAAGCGGCCCGACTTGTAGTATTGCGTCGAACTGGCGAACTCGTAATCAAACCCGAAGGTGTCGAGGAACGCGCGCAACCGTGCATTGTTGTGCTCGCCGAAACTCGGATGCGTGCCGAACGGATCGCGGACCTGCGTCAGCGGCTTGCCAAGGTCCTGCGTCAGCATCTCCTTGTTCGGCACATTGTCCGGCACCTTGCGCAGGCCGTCCATGTCGTCGGAGAACGCTAAAAGCTTGGTCTTGATCTTGTCGTCGGTCAGCACGCGAAAGGCATGACGCACCATGGTGGTGCGCGCGACCTCGCCGAAGGTGCCGATATGCGGCAGTCCCGACGGACCGTAGCCAGTCTCGAACAGCACCTCGTCCTTCGGCTTTTTCTTCAACCGCGCGACAATCTGTTTCGCCTGTTCGAACGGCCAGGCGTTGGATTGTTCGGCAAGCGCCCGAAGGTCACTCGCGGTTGCGGGCATTTCATTCGACATCAAGTATCTCACAAGCTTAGAAGGATTGCCGATTTAGGCAGGCTGGCGGCGCGACAGCCACCAGCCGGTCATCACCAGACACATGCCGATCGCAGCGCAGACGATGAGCAATCCGGCTGTATTAGCCGCAACGCCTGCATAACCCAAGGTCTTGGCGTCGATAAAGGGATAAGGATAGAAGCCGGACATCTTTCCGCGCACCAGCACGAAGCCGAGATAGAACAGCGGATAGATCAGCCACAGCAGCGGGTCATACCAGCGAAGCCCCGCCTTGCGGACGCAGGTCAGCCAGAACACCAGATAGCCCACTGGCATCACTGTATGCAGCGCCGTGTCCGCGAACCATTGCGCGCCTTTTGGATCCCAGAGATGGCGCAGCAAGGTGTGATAGGTGATCCCGACAAGAACGATATAGACCGCGACGGCGGAGCGCACGAATGGATGCACCAGCCACTCGTCCATGCCTGCCTTGATCGCAAAGGCCGTCAGCACCAGTGCTGCGAGGATATTTGTCTGGATAGTGAAATAGGAGAAGAAACGGATCAACGCTTCCGCAAGCGAGAGACCGAGTCCGCTCGCGACCTGAATATGCAGCACCAGCTGAAGCACCAGCGAAAACCAGCAGAATGCCGCCAGCAACGCTGCACCCGTGCGCTTGATCCTTGCCGATCCGATTGCCATCGTCATCGTGCCTCGTCGCCAGATCAGAACGGACTGACCGAGAAATAGCGCAGCCACAGATCAGTATAGCGGCCCTTCTCCCAGAGCCGGAACATCGCCCAGTTCAGCGCCTGACGCAGCAGATCGTTGCCGCGTTTGACCCCGATGCCGACACCCTCGCCGAAATAGCGGCTCTCGATGAAAGGACCGCCGCTGAACGCGCAGCAATCGCCGGAATCGGTGCCGTTGATCCAGAACGCCAGCGAAATGGCATCACCAAAAACGAAATCGACCTCCCCCCGGCGCAACGCGAGGCGAAGCGCATCGTCGTTGGGAAAGCTCACCAGCTGCGCGTCGGTGAACAGCGTCTTCAGATAGGCCTCATGCGAGGAGCCCGCGATCGCGCCGACCTTCTTGCCCTCGAGATACTCTGGGCGAACCTCCGCCATCACCGCGTCCCGCCGGGATACGAAGCGCGCCGGCGAGCGATAGTACGGATCGCTGAAATCGAGCTTGGCGCGAAGCTGCGGCGTCACCGCCAGCGACGCAATGATGGCATCGCCACGGTTGCCGTTGATCGCATCCACCAGCGTCTCGAACCGGCGCATCTGGATCGTGCACGCCACCTTGATCTCGTCGCAGATCATCCGGGCCAGATCGACATTGAAGCCGGCCGGATTGCCATCGGGACCGGTGAAGTTGAAGGGCGGGTAATCCGTCTCAGTCAGGAAGCGAATGACCGTCAGGCGCGAAAGGTCCGGCCGGTCGGGGCGTCGCCGTGGGTCCCAAAAGCCCGGGACGGCCTGAGGCGCGGCGGGTTGAGCAATGGCGGTTTGCTGCTGCGACGACTGCGGAGCCGCAGATGGCGGCGTGCCCTGAGCGAAAACGGGCGGGACCCCGGCGGCGAAACCTAGCGCAGCCCACCAGACAGCCAACCCGGCAGCTGCACCGGCAATACGGCGCAATCGGACATTGAAGGCAAATACCATCTGTGGTTGCATTGGCTGGGGGTTCCGCGTGCTGGGTCTTATAGACCATCCACGGAACGATTCGAGTGCGTTTGTGGCGTGGGGTAGCGGTCAAATGGCCGTGGCTGGGCGGGCAAGCGAGTTCGGCGAGGCGAGGCCGCAACGTTTTGCGGGCCTGACGGCGTCCGCCCGGAATCTGACGACCTTGCTTGCCGGCTTTCTCGGACGACCACGGTCACAAAACGACAATCAGCCCGGACATCATGAGCCTGGACCTGCTGTGGAGCTTGATTGCCTGCGGCACGTACTAGCCCCTGAGCTCCTCGCCGCGGCAGGGCAACGCAGCGAGGATCTCGGCATCGGTGCCGATCGCGTTCTGATCCAGTGGGGCGTCATCAACGAGGGCGTCTACCTCGACCACCTTGCCGTGCATACCGGACTGGACATCGAAACCCTTGAGTATGTCAGCCGCACCGATTGTCCGCTGCCCGACGGCGGCCTTCATCTTTGCGCCCGGCACGGTCTCTTGCCCATCCGACAACGCGGAGGACTGGTGTATGTGTCGGCGCCGCACGGATACAGCGCCCGCCGCATCGTCAGGCTGATCGCGCGATACCCGTTGCTTCGTCCGCGCATCCGCCTCACGTCGATCGCGCGTTTCAATTCATTCCTCGAATATCACTCCGGCGATGCGTTGGCCGACACCGCGGCCAAAGGTCTGGCGACACGTTTCCCCGACCTGTCAGCGGCACCGGCGCCGGCTTCGCATGGCCGCCTGTTTCGTTTCTTTCGCTATCTGCTGCGGCTTTCCGTTCCCGTCGTGCTCCTCACGCTGGCGCCCATGCTGTTGCTCGACGCGTTCGGCGTGATCCTCGCGATATGGTTTCTGCTGTTCACGAGCCTGCGGTTGGCCGGATGTTTCTCGCCGCCAAAACGGCGGCCTCGGCTGCCGCGGCTGCACGACAGTCAGCTTCCCATCTATACGGTGGTCGCAGCGCTCTACCGTGAAGCATCGTCGGTTGCACCGCTGATGCAGCACATCGATGATCTAGACTATCCCCGCGAAAAACTGGACATCAAGCTCGTCATCGAAACTGACGATCTGCAGACCCGCGCCGCGATCGCAAGACTGGGGCCGATGCCGCACGTTCAGGTCATCATCGCGCCTGACGTGGGACCGCGGACCAAGCCCAAGGCCCTCAACTGCGCGCTCATTTTCGCGCGCGGGACCTTCATCACCGTATTCGACGCGGAGGACCGGCCCGAACCCGGCCAGCTCCGCGAAGCGCTCGACGTGTTCCGGACGCATGGATCGGACGTCGCCTGCGCACAGGCAAGCCTCTGTATCGACAACACCGCCGACGGCTGGATACCGCGGATGTTCACTGCCGAGTATGCCGGGCAGTTCGACGTGTTCCTGCAGGGCTTTTCCAATTTCGAGATGCCGCTGCCGCTCGGCGGATCCTCCAATCACTTCCGCACCTGCGTCCTTCGCGAGGTTGGCGGCTGGGATCCTTACAACGTCACCGAGGACGCCGACCTCGGCTTCCGGCTTGCGCGATTCAGGTATCGCAGCGTGATGTTCCTGTCGACAACCTACGAGGAGGCTCCCGCGCGGTTCGGCTCCTGGCTACGCCAGCGGTCGCGATGGATGAAGGGCTGGATGCAAACATGGAGCGTGCATATGCGCTCGCCGCGCCAACTTTGGCGCGACGCCGGGGCGAGCGGCTTTTTCACCCTCAACATCATTGTCGGCGGAAATGTCCTGACCGCACTCGCGCATCCGCTCCTGATTGGCGAGCTTCTGGTGCGGGGCGCTATGAGTGTCTTTGACGATGACCTTTCGTCGTTCTTCGCAAAACCATACGTCGAGCTCTATCTCGCGACGATCGTGGCGGGCTATCTCACCACCATCGCGATCGGATTGATCGGATTGGTGAAGCGGAATTTGCTTGGAGAGGCGTGGGTTCTGGTCCTCACGCCCGTGTATTGGGTTTGCCTATCCATCGCGGCGTGGCGCGCGCTCTATCAACTTCTGGCCGAGCCTTACCACTGGGAGAAAACAGAGCACGGCCTCGCGCAGCATTCGCGAATCGCTTCGCAGCGTCGAGCCGAAGCCGGTGAGCGTCGCGGGTGGCTCAGAGATAACGCTTGAGATCGGTCGCGGCTTCTTCGGGCGTGCGCTTCAGATTGAACGGACGCACGAAGTTTCCCTTACGATCCATCAGATAGATCAGCGCGGTGTGATCCATTGTGTAGTCGCCATCCTTCAGCGGGATCTTCTTGGCATACACCCGATAGGCCGAGATCACCTTGGCGATTTCGTCCGGGCTGCCGGTCAATCCCTTCAGATTCGGATCGAAACTCGAGATGTAATCCTTCATCACGGCCGACGTGTCCCGCTCCGGATCGACCGACACAAAGTATGCATTCACCTTGGCTGCGTCCGGGCCCATGGCGCGCAGGACTTCGGACATTTCGAACAGCGCCGTCGGGCACACATCGGGGCAATGCGTGAAGCCGAAGAAGATGATCGTCGGACGGCCAATGAGGCTCTTTTCAGTCACCGTTTGTCCGGCCTGATCGGTCAGACGAAACGGGCCACCGATCGCCGCCGGCGCGGCGGCGCCGCGCAGGCCGCCCATCAGCCACAGCGTAACCAACAGCCCGATCGCGAGGCTGGCGGCAAACGCGGCGATAATCACAAGCGGCCGGGTCGTCCTGTTCATCGCAAATCCGTTCCTTCCGCCTTCTCGGGCGGCGCATGGCCGAAGGGCCGGCCGCTTGTTCCGAGTTGGGCATGGGATAGAGCGCGCAGCCCGGACGAGCAAGCGCCGCGCCCGCATGTCTGATCACATGACGGGGAGCAAGAGGCTGTTTGATCGCGGTTTTTGGCGTTAGCGGCCGTGCGCCGAAGCCTGTGCGTCCATATAGCACGGACGATACATGCTCGCGAGTTCGCGGCCGCGGAGAAAGATCATGCGCTGTTTCAGCCCGCCGCGCCGGGAAATCCAGCTACGGATGGAGGTCGGGTACATGTCGTACAGCATCCGGGTCGCTTCGCGGTTCGTGACCGGCCGGCCGCTTGACCCGAAATCCCACGCGGCATGGAATCCGAGACTTGCCCGCGACGTCACGCAGATCTTGTCGTGCGGAACGGCGCCGAGCACGATGGTGCAGGCTGACGCACACAGCCCGTCGATCACCACGGTCTCGCCTGATCCCCTGAGGCTTTGGTATTTATCAACGTAGGTGCCGATCCGGCCGCCGCGATCTTCGGAAATCCGGACCACAGCCTGACTCGCGCCAACTCCGCCCAAGAGAAGGACTGCCGCAAGAAACCCCGTCACAATCTTCATTGCCGGCCCCGTCGCCCCCTGCCTGTATCGATCGGGGCATCGTCAGCGTGTTGCGAGTCCGGATTTTTGTCCAGAACACCTTGCGATGCGAAGATGGATTCTGCCGCAGTGTTGCTGGCTTGCTGCACTTGCACCGGCCGATCCCGAATCGGAACATGGCCGCATGGTCCATTGGACGACCTGAGGTTAATCCTGACCGAATTTCCGTTGACCGGACTTCAAGCGCCGCGTTTCTATCCATCGAGGCTGAGGGAACAAAAATGGCGAACGATGCGGACGTGATTGTCGTCGGTGCGGGGCTCGCAGGTCTTGTGGCGGCGACAGAATTGGCCGACGCCGGCAAGCGCGTGATCGTGGTCGATCAGGAAGGCGAACAGAATCTCGGCGGGCAAGCCTTCTGGTCACTCGGCGGACTGTTTCTCGTCGATACCCCCGAACAGCGACGGCTCGGCATCAAGGATTCCCACGACCTGGCGTTGCAGGACTGGATGGGAACTGCGGGTTTCGACCGCGACGAGGATCATTGGCCAAGGAAATGGGCTGAAGCTTATGTCGCCTTCGCCGCCGGCGAGAAACGCGGCTGGCTGCAGGCGATGGGGCACAGAATCTTTCCCGTGGTCGGCTGGGCGGAACGCGGCGGCTATGACGCCATGGGACACGGTAATTCGGTGCCGCGCTTTCATGTCAGTTGGGGCACCGGTCCCGGCGTCGTGGAACCGTTCGAGCGGCGTGCCCGCGAACATGCCAAGACCGGCCGCATCGCCTTCAAGTTCCGTCACCGCGTCGATGCGCTCGACATGGCAGGCGGTGCCGCGACCGGCGTCAGCGGTAAAATCCTGGAGCCGTCGTCCGAACCGCGCGGCGTCAGTTCGTCGCGCACCGAGACTGGCGACTTCACACTAAAAGCACAGGCCGTGATCGTTGCTTCAGGCGGCATCGGCGGCAACCACGATCTGGTGCGCGAGAACTGGCCGAAGCGTCTTGGCACACCGCCCAAGCACATGGTGACCGGTGTTCCGGCTCACGTCGATGGCCGCATGATCGGCATCACCGAGACCGCCGGCGCGCGCCTGATCAATCGCGACCGCATGTGGCATTACGTCGAAGGGGTCCACAACTGGAACCCGATCTGGCCCGGCCACGGCATCCGCATTCTGCCCGCGCCATCATCGATGTGGTTCGACGCGATCGGCAAGCGCCTCCCCTCGCCGCTCTATCCCGGCTACGACACGCTCGGCCAGCTCGATTACATCATGAAAACCGGTTACGACTATTCATGGTTCATCCTGACGCAAAGCATCATCAAGAAGGAATTCGCGCTGTCGGGTTCGGAACAGAATCCGGATCTGACCGGCAAGAGCTGGCGCATGACCATCCGCCGCGCTTTCAACAAAGGCGCGCCCGATCCCGTCGAAGCCTTCAAGGCGAAGGGTGCCGACTTCATCGTCCGCGACAACCTCGATGATCTTGTCGCCGCCATGAACAAGCTCAGCGGTACGAGCCTGCTCGACACCGCTTCGATCAGGCAGCAGATCGAAGCCCGCGACCGCGAAATCGACAATCCTTACGTCAAGGACACCCAGGTCATGGGCATCCACAACGCGCGGCGCTACATCGGCGACAAGCTGATCCGTACCGCCAAGCCGCACAAGATTCTCGATCCCGCGCATGGACCGTTGATCGCTGTGAAGCTCAATATCCTGACGCGCAAGACGCTCGGCGGCTTCGAGACCGATCTCGATGCCCGCGTGTTCGGCAATGACGGCAACATCATTCCGGGGCTCTATGCGGTCGGTGAAGCCGCCGGCTTCGGCGGCGGCGGCGTACATGGCTATCGCTCGCTCGAAGGAACGTTCCTTGGCGGCTGCCTGTTCTCGGGCCGCAATGCAGGGCGCGCTGCGGCGAAGGCTGTGATCTGACGCCCGCGACCGGCGAGCGTCCCTGCGTCAGAAGCCGATCCAGTAGGCGTCGACTTCGCGCACGCGATTGCCCCAGTCGAACTCCTTGTCCGTGCCGAAGGACGGCGCTTTCGCCAATTCCTCATCGGACATCAGCGTCAGCAATTCATAGGCTTCAATCTCGAGATTGTACCTCATACTTGCCCACGGAAGCGGGCGATAGTCCTCGCCAACCCCGAGAAAGCCGCCGAAGCACAGAACGGCGTATGCAACGTTGCCGCTGGTCTTGTCGATCATCAGCCGCTTGATGCTTCCGATTTTCCTGCCGTCGGCATTGAAAACCCGCGTCCCCTCCACCCTGTCGCTGGCGACAAGGCGGTGTGGTTTGAGACTCATGGTGTCCGCTTGCATGTGACCCTCCAGGCGTTGAGGTCCTCATCCCGCACGTAACCGCGTGCCGGAAACACAGGATTGGTTGGCAATCATGCGGATCGGCCGCCGGGAAAAGGGCCTGTAAGCCGGGCTCGCGGGCAAGACAAAGCGGGCTTTGCCCGGCACTTGCATCAACAGGCATAATCTAATCCCGCGGCTGTTCTCCCGCCAGCCCGTTGCGGGGAAAATTAGCCCGGACGCACAGGCGAGCGAACCTGCTCCGGCGTTAGGCCAGGCGATCCCTTGGCCGCCTGCTCGGCCTCACGGATCAGCGCGACGATACGCGCGGACAACGGCGCCTTCAGCCCATGACGCTGGGCGAGCGCAACGATCAGGCCCTGCAGGTGATCGATCTCGGTGCGGCGGCCGCGCTGCAGATCTTCCCACATCGACGAGCGGGCTTTCGGGTCGATCTTCACCATCGACGCGGCGATCTTCGTAAACAGCGCGTCGGGCAGTTTCAAGATGAACGGCGTGAAAGATGCAGGCAGTGGCGTCGTCGATACCGGCGCAATGCCCTCGGCCTTGATCACCGCCAATGCCTCGCGCATCTGATCTGCAAACAGCACGCGCCAGGATCGCTGTGCAAGCTGATCGCGCAGCGGCAGGCCGGACAGCGCATTGAGCGCGTTGTTCAGATTGACCAGCAGCTTGCCCCATTGCACGCCTTCGATGTCGTCCACACCGCGGAAGACGAGTTCAGGCGTCGAGAGCAGTTTCGCGGTCTCAGCATCGTCCTTCTCCAGTAAAATATCGCCGGAGGTGGCGCGATGAAAATGCCCCTCGCCCATCGACAGCACATTGAACGGCACCATGCCCGCGAGCACGTCATGATCCGGCATTGCCTCGCGCAGTACCGAAACGTTGCCGGTGCCGTTCTGGAGACTGACGATCACGGCATCCTTCCTGGCGCGTTGTGCGATCAGCTCCGCGATCTCGGCGGTGTCGTCGCTCTTGACTGTAACGAGGATGATGTCGGCATCTGCAAAGATGGCCGGGTCACCGGACAGCTTGATCTCCGCCGATGACAGGCGATGCTCGATGCCCTCAAAGCTGGTGACCTTCAGCCCATTCCGGTTGATCTCGTCGATCACGCGCGGCCGTGCCAGCAGCGACACTGCGTGGCCGCCGGATCGCAGCATACCGCCGACGAAGCAGCCGATGCTGCCGGCTCCTGCGACGCAGATGGATTTCGATGACGTCATGGCCAGCCCACCCGATGAGTAACGGGGCGGAGCGTCGCCTAAACCTTGCGGAATGGCAACGCGGGACCGTCGAGCTTGCGCAGGCCCGGCTCGCGGCGTTCCAGCCACCAGCCATATTGCTTGGGCCAGGACGCAAAGGTGCCATCGCCGATTTCGCCCTTTGTCTCACGCAAGGCCAGTTCGGCGTGCAGCGGCCAGTTCGGATCGAACAGCGCCTCGCGTCCGATTGCAACGAGATCGGTCCTGTCTTCCGCGATAACGTCCTCCGCCTGTTGCGGATGCAGAATAAGGCCGACAGCCATGGTGGTGACTTTCGTCTCGCGGCGGATCTGCTCGGCAAACGGCACCTGAAAGCTGTAACCGCGCGGAATGCGGGCCGCGGTGGCCGATCCCATCAACCCGCCGGACGAGCAGTCGATCACGTCCACGCCGCGCGCCTTGGCCTCGTTCACGAAGGCAACCGAGTCGGAGATATCGATGCCGCCGTCGATTCCGTCGACGGACGAAATGCGCACGAACAACGGGCGGCCCAAAGGCCAGACCGCACGCACCGTCTCGATGATCTCGAGCGGATACTTCATGCGCCCGGCACGGTCGCCGCCATAGGCGTCGGTGCGATGATTGGACAGCGGCGACAGGAATTCATGCAGCAGATAGCCGTGCGCGCAATGAATCTCGAGCACATCGAAATCCGCCTCCACCGCGCGCAGCGCGGCGAGACGCCAGTCCTCACGCAACTTTTCCAGATCTGATTCAGTCAGTTCGTGCGGCATCAGCCAGCCGTCGTCCATCGGAATGGCGCTCGGCGCGACGATGGTCCACGGCTTGTCGCCGCGCGCATGATCTTCGGCTGTCAGCGCCGCGTTGCCGTACCACGGCCGCTGCATGCTGGCCTTGCGCCCGGCATGCGCGAGCTGGATCGCAGGCACCGAGCCGTTGTCACGAAGGAACGCCGCGATCCGCTTGAGCGGTCCGATTTGTCCGTCATGCCACAGACCCAGATCGCCATGGGTGATGCGGCCCTCCGCGGTAACGGCGGCCGCCTCCGTCATCACGATGCCGGCTCCGCCTTGCGCAAACTTGCCGAGATGAATCAGATGCCAGTCATTGGCGAGGCCATCGTCAGCCGAATACTGACACATCGGTGAAATCACGATTCTGTTTTTCGCAGTGATGCTGCGCAGTGCAATCGGCGTGAACAAGCGGGGCTGTGACATCAGGCCTCTGTTGGCTGGCTAAGGTTGGCTGGATTGGATTGATCGCCAACTTAGCAGCCTGATGACGAAAGCCAAGCAAGCAGCCATGCGCCTCATCGGGGCGCACATGCGCCGCGCGACTTATTCTGCCGCTTGCGGAGGCCACGGCCGATCCGGCCGATAGAACAGCGCGAGCTTCAGACTTTCGGCGATCCGCTCGGCCTTGTCGCGAAACACCGCACTGCCTGCTTCGTCAAACATTTCAGTGCATGTCTCGTCGAACAGTTTCAGCCACGTGGCGAACAATTCGGGACGCATCCCGGCCACCGCGAAGTGCTTCATGACCGGATTGCCCTTGTAGCGTCCGCTGGTCAGCATGACCGACGACCAGAACGCATACATTTTTTCCAGATGCGGCTGCCAGTCGCCGGGAATGGCCGTCTCGAAAACCGGTCCCAGATCGGGTTCGCGGCGCACCTTGGCATAGAACGTGTCAACGAGTTGCCGGATGGTGTCTTCCGAAACAGAGCTGTGTTTTTCCGCGGCAAGTGTCATGCGACGATCCACACCACCACGACACCCAGAACCGTCCAGACCAGTGAATTGATCAGCATCCGCACCAGATTGCCGTGCTCGTCCGAGCCCAGCGCATTGCAGGCAACATTGCCCGGCAGCAGAAACGGCCAGGCGATCGCATCACTTACAGAGATCGTCTTGCGCATCGGAGCGCTCCTTCGACATTGCACAGGCAACATACGGGAGGCCTTGCCTTAAAGCAATATTTAAAATATATCTTTAAAAGCATACGCGAGGCCACCATGCGACTGACGACATATTCCGACTATGCCCTGCGAATGCTGATGTATCTCGCATTGAAAGAGGATCGGCTGGCGACGATCGCCGAGATCGCAGCCAGCTATGACATTTCGTCAAATCACCTGATGAAGGTGGCTCATCAACTGGGCGTCGCGGGGTATGTCGAAACCGTGCGCGGCCGCGGCGGCGGTTTGCGGCTGGCAAAGCAGCCGGAAACCATCCGTCTGGCCGACGTGGTGCGTTACACCGAGCCCGACATGGCCATCGCGTCGTGCTTCCAGCCGCTCGATGTCCCCTGCGCGATCGGCTCGTGCTGTGTCCTTCGCAGCGCGCTGGCGAAAGCCCGCGACGCGTTTATGAATGTTCTGGAGGGTTACACGCTGACCGATCTGGTGCGGCCCCGCGCGCGGCTGGCGGGCCTTCTGGGCATTCCCGACGCTGCGTGATTGGCGCAGTGGATCGCTGAAAACTGGAGCGGGCGAAGGGAATCGAACCCTCGTATGCAGCTTGGGAAGCTGCCGTTCTACCATTGAACTACGCCCGCGCGGTTCCGACCTTAGCCACACCCTGCGCCGCACCGCAAGATGGCAGCCATCGCAGGATTCGGGTGGCGAACGAGACCAAAAAGCGCAAGATTCTCCAAGTCGTGTGAATCGCGGTCATGACAGACTGGAACGCAGTATGACGATGGGTTTTGCATTGTTCGACACGGCGATCGGGCGCTGCGGCGTCGCTTGGGGCGAGCGCGGCCTCCTGGGCGTGCAACTGCCGGAAGCCGACGACACCAGAACCCGCTCACACCTCCTTCAGAAAGCTCCCGGAGCCCGCGAGATGATGCCACCGGCGGAGGTGCAGAAGGCCTGTGCCGCCATGGCGGAACTGCTGGACGGCGAAGCACGCGATCTGTCGTTCATCGCGCTCGATACGGAGCGGCTGCCCGCCTTCAACCGCTGCGTCTATGACATCGCCCGGACCATTGCACCCGGCGAAACCTTGACCTATGGCGACATCGCAGCCCGCCTCGGCGACAAGCTGCTGTCGCGCTCCGTCGGCCAGGCGCTCGGGCAAAATCCGCTTCCGATCGTGATCCCCTGTCACCGGGTGCTGGCGGCCAACGGCAAGACCGGCGGCTTTTCCGCCAATGGCGGCGTC is from Afipia massiliensis and encodes:
- a CDS encoding group III truncated hemoglobin, whose amino-acid sequence is MTLAAEKHSSVSEDTIRQLVDTFYAKVRREPDLGPVFETAIPGDWQPHLEKMYAFWSSVMLTSGRYKGNPVMKHFAVAGMRPELFATWLKLFDETCTEMFDEAGSAVFRDKAERIAESLKLALFYRPDRPWPPQAAE
- a CDS encoding methylated-DNA--[protein]-cysteine S-methyltransferase is translated as MTMGFALFDTAIGRCGVAWGERGLLGVQLPEADDTRTRSHLLQKAPGAREMMPPAEVQKACAAMAELLDGEARDLSFIALDTERLPAFNRCVYDIARTIAPGETLTYGDIAARLGDKLLSRSVGQALGQNPLPIVIPCHRVLAANGKTGGFSANGGVTTKFRMLAIERARIAGATSDDAPMLFDPGLSIAPRRRRG
- a CDS encoding RrF2 family transcriptional regulator — protein: MRLTTYSDYALRMLMYLALKEDRLATIAEIAASYDISSNHLMKVAHQLGVAGYVETVRGRGGGLRLAKQPETIRLADVVRYTEPDMAIASCFQPLDVPCAIGSCCVLRSALAKARDAFMNVLEGYTLTDLVRPRARLAGLLGIPDAA
- a CDS encoding 2-dehydropantoate 2-reductase — translated: MTSSKSICVAGAGSIGCFVGGMLRSGGHAVSLLARPRVIDEINRNGLKVTSFEGIEHRLSSAEIKLSGDPAIFADADIILVTVKSDDTAEIAELIAQRARKDAVIVSLQNGTGNVSVLREAMPDHDVLAGMVPFNVLSMGEGHFHRATSGDILLEKDDAETAKLLSTPELVFRGVDDIEGVQWGKLLVNLNNALNALSGLPLRDQLAQRSWRVLFADQMREALAVIKAEGIAPVSTTPLPASFTPFILKLPDALFTKIAASMVKIDPKARSSMWEDLQRGRRTEIDHLQGLIVALAQRHGLKAPLSARIVALIREAEQAAKGSPGLTPEQVRSPVRPG
- a CDS encoding NADH:flavin oxidoreductase/NADH oxidase, with the translated sequence MSQPRLFTPIALRSITAKNRIVISPMCQYSADDGLANDWHLIHLGKFAQGGAGIVMTEAAAVTAEGRITHGDLGLWHDGQIGPLKRIAAFLRDNGSVPAIQLAHAGRKASMQRPWYGNAALTAEDHARGDKPWTIVAPSAIPMDDGWLMPHELTESDLEKLREDWRLAALRAVEADFDVLEIHCAHGYLLHEFLSPLSNHRTDAYGGDRAGRMKYPLEIIETVRAVWPLGRPLFVRISSVDGIDGGIDISDSVAFVNEAKARGVDVIDCSSGGLMGSATAARIPRGYSFQVPFAEQIRRETKVTTMAVGLILHPQQAEDVIAEDRTDLVAIGREALFDPNWPLHAELALRETKGEIGDGTFASWPKQYGWWLERREPGLRKLDGPALPFRKV
- a CDS encoding PRC-barrel domain-containing protein, translated to MQADTMSLKPHRLVASDRVEGTRVFNADGRKIGSIKRLMIDKTSGNVAYAVLCFGGFLGVGEDYRPLPWASMRYNLEIEAYELLTLMSDEELAKAPSFGTDKEFDWGNRVREVDAYWIGF